CATCAAAGAACAGGATCTAAACAAAATTAGGAAAATTCTAGAGCGCGCGCAAACACGCAATATTTATGTAGTGGCTGTCTACTGAACAATTGGCAAATAAAAAATTGACAAAACATGGTGAACGTATTGGGAGAAGATGAAAGAACCCAAACAGGTGTCTCTCTTAAGGTAATAGCGTTGATTTCAGTGCTAGCATTCTTTTTCATATTCATGATAGGCTTCGGATTGGTTATGGTAGTTCAAGTTGGCGTGGGACATGCTGTAATACTTGTAGACCCTATTGCAAGATCAACTAGTGATCCAATACTAGGTCCAACGTACACAATTAAAGCGCCTTGGGTTACTGCTGTTGACATTTACTATGCTACAGACACATTTGAAGACACAATTCCTAGTTTCTCTTCGGATCAACTTGAGATGGAAATTGAAGTTCTAGTGAGATGGTCACTTGACCCTGAGAAAATTAGGGATCTCTACAACAATTATCCAAATCTGAACTACAAAGAAAAGGCCATCGAGTCAATCATGGAAGAAACCATACGGCTAATAACCAAAAACTACACTGCTTTGGAAACTATAGAGTTCAGAGATGTTGTAAGAGATCAAGTGGAAGCAACTGTTATTCAAGAGTTGAACACAGAACCATCACTAGCAGGTGCCTTGATGCGTTTTGAACTAGACCTGAAGAACATTGGCTATCCGGAAAAATACACTTCGGCCATAGAAGATAAACTCGTGGCACAACAGCAGAAGATTCAGGCAGAATTTGAGAGAGAAAAAATATTAATACTGGCTAACGCAACAGCTCAAGAAATCATCATCACGGCAACAGGTGAAGCTGAAGCCAAAGTCATAGAAGCTAACGCAACAAAAGTAGCCATTGAACTGGTTTTGGCGTCGGTTGGTCAAAGTGGAAATCAGACAAGAATTGCAGAGCTCTATCTCTGGGTCCAAGCTTTACAGAGAATTGCACCAGACGTGGAAATACTAATAGTAGGTGCAGATGGAATACCCGTGTTGATTCCAACGAATTCGACAACAACACCCTAAAACTCAGACACATTACTCCCCTTTTTTATTTTGTATTGCACATACTCTTGAAAGCTTCTCAGATTAAGTGCATGCATGCTTTAGAAATAATCAGAAAGGCGTATGAAGAAACCTTGTAAATCTGTTTATTTCAAAAAAACAGTGCATAAAAAGATATGTTCAAACCATCACCATAAAGAGACTAGAGAGAACTGAGAGGCTGAGGAGAGGCACAGAGGAGACAGAAGGAAGACTTTATTGTTGTCTTTTTCAGCTGCCTCCAACTGTTTATGCATGTAATTCAATCTCAGGGGGTGGTGGGGGAGGGCGGGGTGGGATTTGAACCCCCAAACCCAAATGCGGGCACAGACGACAGCGGAATTCGAATTTCATCACTGGATATACAGAGTCTTCCGCTTTTTGTCGAGTTTGAGAGCTTCTTCATAGAGAAGCAATTCGTAGGATTCCAGTTTCTCTTCCGCATTCCGCGTTTGCCTCGGTTTCTGTTTTCGAGTGGTCATTTGAACCCCCAAAACCTGCGAATCTTTACTTTCTTCTTTTTTGCGCATTCACGTGTTTTTGTTGGAACCTTTGTATATCGGCGTCCTGGAATGATGATTTCATAGCTGTTTGGGTAGAAGGGGTAGCAATATTTGCTCACAGTCTCCTTGATGTGCCTAGTAGTCAAGACCTTGACGCATTTTGTCTCTCTTACAACTCTACATTTTCTGGTCATTATTCCACCTTCTTTGTACAAATACAGTAATTGTCTACTACGTACCCTGTAGTTGTTGAACGTTTTTGAGGAATGCATCGCTCGTTAGGATGTAGTATTTTCAATCTCTTCTCGACGTATTCTTCGAATCTTTTCCATTTTGGTTTCCTTCGAGTCAATATTGAAACCTCCAAAGCTCAGTTAGACCATGTTCAAGCTTTCCAAAGTCTTCATTCATAACCAGAGCCTCTGCGCTATGTTCACCAAGATACCACGCTATTGTGTTTCCAGTAGTCTGGGTTAATCGAAAGAGACCACATTTCTCGCAAGGTCCCCCAAGCCAAGCTTTAGGCTCAGGCAGCCAACGTTGGATTCCCCATCTGTGTCCTTTTCCATCAACGCAACAGAGATGATATCTAAACCACTCATCCAATACATCTTTTCGTTGCTGCATAGAAAGCCCCACAACAACGATC
Above is a window of Candidatus Bathyarchaeota archaeon DNA encoding:
- a CDS encoding SPFH domain-containing protein, which produces MGEDERTQTGVSLKVIALISVLAFFFIFMIGFGLVMVVQVGVGHAVILVDPIARSTSDPILGPTYTIKAPWVTAVDIYYATDTFEDTIPSFSSDQLEMEIEVLVRWSLDPEKIRDLYNNYPNLNYKEKAIESIMEETIRLITKNYTALETIEFRDVVRDQVEATVIQELNTEPSLAGALMRFELDLKNIGYPEKYTSAIEDKLVAQQQKIQAEFEREKILILANATAQEIIITATGEAEAKVIEANATKVAIELVLASVGQSGNQTRIAELYLWVQALQRIAPDVEILIVGADGIPVLIPTNSTTTP